A genomic region of Barnesiella viscericola DSM 18177 contains the following coding sequences:
- a CDS encoding BlaI/MecI/CopY family transcriptional regulator, with translation MEKLTHQEEEVMLVIWEKGRGIVKDFVEKLPEPRPPYTTVASVVKNLERKGYLSSEKIGNTYLYTPRISQHEYKGKFLSGIVKSYFSDSYKEMVTFFAHEKKLSEEDLRQIIAMIEQENK, from the coding sequence ATGGAGAAACTAACCCATCAAGAAGAAGAGGTGATGCTCGTCATCTGGGAAAAGGGACGGGGCATCGTAAAAGACTTTGTCGAGAAACTGCCCGAACCGCGGCCGCCCTATACCACAGTAGCCTCGGTCGTGAAGAATCTGGAACGCAAAGGCTATCTGTCGAGCGAGAAGATAGGCAACACCTACCTCTACACCCCCCGCATCAGTCAGCACGAATACAAAGGCAAATTCCTGTCGGGTATCGTCAAGAGCTATTTTTCCGACTCCTACAAGGAGATGGTCACCTTCTTCGCCCACGAGAAGAAACTCTCGGAAGAGGACCTGCGACAAATCATCGCCATGATTGAACAAGAGAACAAGTAA
- a CDS encoding M56 family metallopeptidase produces MNFLLYLLQVHIALSLLFIVYKALSTRNTHFTARRILLLGILLFALVYPLFRLPGGVSDALPAELQITLPELQVKPDGSGDRPLSPYQFIAGVYGGVALLLGLRLAVRLLSIVGLRRHNPLRCLGSCRVVVCPEGTQPCSFFNWIFLPASALDNPTGWTTIVNHEQAHVRQMHSIDILLGESVAALCWINPLAWLLLKELRLNLEYLADRAALTDETEKRPYQYRLLELAGADRTPRSTLPFNHAFLKERIAMINCRRSSRWSLFRYLLALPLFGLLVVGSQSCQQSPAPEIANAQSMPPATTEVLPRTGTVHETSEPDPIYEVAEVMPEFPGGTQALFKFISENLKYPQNAIDGQIEGRVVVQFVVDKAGKVGNIQVVRSIDKMLDQAAIDVVRALPDWKPGMQDGQPVNVRYTLPVSFKLS; encoded by the coding sequence ATGAACTTTCTGCTTTACCTGCTGCAAGTACACATTGCGCTCTCGTTGCTCTTCATAGTCTACAAGGCGCTCTCGACCCGCAACACCCACTTTACGGCCAGGCGGATCCTGTTGCTGGGTATCCTGCTGTTCGCCCTCGTCTACCCGCTATTCCGCCTTCCCGGAGGAGTGTCCGATGCACTACCCGCCGAACTGCAAATCACCCTTCCCGAACTACAAGTCAAGCCCGACGGTTCGGGCGACCGTCCGCTATCGCCCTACCAATTCATAGCCGGAGTGTATGGCGGCGTAGCTTTGCTGCTGGGATTGCGACTGGCAGTTCGACTCCTCTCCATCGTCGGGTTACGAAGGCATAACCCCTTGCGATGCTTGGGCTCCTGTCGTGTGGTCGTCTGCCCCGAGGGGACGCAACCCTGCTCGTTCTTCAACTGGATATTCCTGCCGGCCTCGGCTCTCGACAATCCTACCGGCTGGACAACCATCGTGAACCACGAACAGGCTCACGTCAGGCAGATGCATTCGATAGATATCCTGCTGGGCGAGAGCGTTGCCGCACTCTGTTGGATAAACCCGCTGGCCTGGCTTCTGTTGAAAGAGTTGAGGCTCAACCTCGAATACCTGGCCGACCGGGCCGCGCTGACCGATGAAACGGAAAAGCGCCCCTACCAATACCGGTTGCTCGAACTGGCGGGGGCCGACCGGACCCCTCGCTCGACCCTGCCGTTTAACCACGCGTTTCTGAAAGAGCGCATTGCCATGATCAACTGCCGACGTTCGTCCCGGTGGTCTCTGTTCCGCTATTTGCTGGCTCTGCCGCTGTTCGGTCTGCTCGTTGTCGGGAGCCAGAGCTGCCAACAATCGCCTGCCCCTGAGATCGCAAACGCTCAATCAATGCCGCCTGCAACAACCGAAGTTCTACCCCGAACGGGCACCGTTCACGAGACGTCCGAGCCCGACCCCATATACGAAGTTGCCGAGGTGATGCCCGAGTTTCCCGGCGGCACGCAAGCCCTCTTCAAGTTTATCAGCGAAAATCTCAAGTATCCCCAAAACGCTATCGACGGTCAAATCGAGGGGCGTGTGGTTGTGCAATTCGTGGTTGACAAAGCGGGGAAAGTGGGCAATATTCAAGTTGTGCGCAGCATCGACAAGATGCTCGACCAGGCGGCCATCGACGTAGTGCGTGCCCTCCCCGACTGGAAACCGGGCATGCAGGACGGCCAACCGGTCAACGTGCGCTACACCCTGCCTGTCAGCTTCAAGCTGTCATAA
- a CDS encoding leucine-rich repeat protein, producing the protein MKKRLTYLIIGLLTLVSCTEYDEIAMWNKNTDMGSRLAALEELCSQMNTNINSLQQIVEALQGNDYVTGVAPVVENGQTVGYTITFTKSGPVTIYHGSDGESGSTPLIGVKQDTDGLYYWTLDGEWLLNDRGEKVIAHGLEGKSAYELAVEKGYQGTLEEWLASLNGEDGGKGEAGDDGDNGKSAYELAVEKGYQGTLDEWLASLKGNTGTDGKSAYELAVENGYQGTLEEWLASLNGSTGADGKSAYELAVENGYQGTLDEWLASLKGNAGDKGDDGITPRLEIRADGYWYISYDEGLTWTQLGQATGDAGQNGDSMFSDIDVSNPDYLILTLAGSGEQIKLPYYRDKFDLLFVSGSDRLREMALYCGVGASAEVTYELTNPLNATIAVECISHSNYQVAVDKSASKITVTAPADPAAVGATVEVLVFASDDERTLMRKLVIKQVKYIPYTATEQLYITSADFPGDPYFWGKDCEFLTDLSTYDAATGEGRWAYVGTVTDVEPSAFNSEQAIRSIVLPEGITYIGHNAFNNSALESITLPESLVEIDQYAFSKCNLTEITLPANLETLGSSAFDYEGTSRVSPLTKVVFEGNKLETIQLNTFQYCKNLQEIVLPDGLKTIEYNAFERCSALTRIEIPNSVTAIGNSAFIYCTSLVEAIIGDGVTEIGKQAFGECTALKTVVIGRGIQSIGDMAFNTRSSRDQMGLVSVTILFDDIDSGTFPELASSSRGVFPKPGGWDPVSYKIYVPAGTGATYRANWSDYSSLIVEM; encoded by the coding sequence ATGAAAAAGAGATTGACCTATCTGATTATAGGGCTGTTGACGCTAGTCTCCTGTACGGAGTATGACGAGATAGCCATGTGGAACAAGAATACCGATATGGGCTCGCGGCTGGCAGCTCTGGAAGAGCTGTGCAGCCAGATGAATACCAATATAAATTCGTTGCAACAGATTGTCGAGGCTTTGCAGGGTAATGATTATGTGACGGGAGTAGCTCCTGTGGTCGAGAATGGCCAGACGGTAGGCTACACCATCACCTTTACCAAGAGCGGACCGGTGACTATCTACCACGGCTCCGATGGCGAGTCGGGCTCTACACCCTTGATCGGAGTGAAGCAGGATACCGACGGGCTCTATTACTGGACTCTCGACGGAGAGTGGCTGCTCAACGATCGGGGCGAGAAGGTAATAGCGCATGGGCTGGAAGGTAAATCGGCTTATGAACTGGCTGTCGAGAAGGGTTACCAGGGCACCCTCGAAGAGTGGCTGGCTTCGCTCAACGGTGAAGACGGTGGCAAGGGTGAGGCAGGCGATGATGGAGACAATGGTAAATCGGCCTATGAACTGGCCGTAGAAAAAGGTTATCAGGGGACACTTGACGAATGGCTGGCTTCGCTCAAAGGAAACACGGGCACCGACGGCAAATCGGCTTATGAGCTGGCCGTAGAGAATGGTTATCAGGGGACGCTTGAAGAGTGGCTGGCCTCACTCAACGGCAGCACGGGTGCCGATGGCAAATCGGCTTATGAACTGGCCGTAGAGAATGGTTATCAGGGGACACTCGATGAGTGGCTGGCTTCACTCAAAGGTAATGCGGGGGACAAGGGAGACGATGGTATCACTCCTCGGTTGGAGATTCGCGCCGATGGTTATTGGTACATCTCTTACGACGAGGGGCTGACCTGGACACAACTGGGGCAGGCTACCGGCGATGCCGGGCAGAACGGCGACTCCATGTTCAGTGATATTGACGTTTCCAACCCCGATTATCTGATTCTTACCCTGGCCGGTAGCGGAGAGCAAATCAAGTTGCCCTATTATCGCGACAAGTTCGACCTGCTGTTTGTTTCGGGTAGTGACCGGTTGAGAGAGATGGCTCTCTACTGTGGGGTCGGCGCTTCGGCCGAGGTGACCTATGAGCTGACCAATCCGCTCAACGCCACGATTGCGGTCGAGTGCATCTCGCACAGCAATTATCAGGTGGCTGTCGACAAGTCGGCCTCGAAGATTACAGTTACAGCTCCAGCCGACCCGGCTGCGGTAGGGGCTACGGTCGAGGTGCTGGTCTTTGCCTCGGACGACGAGCGTACCCTCATGCGCAAACTGGTCATCAAGCAGGTGAAATATATTCCCTACACGGCTACCGAGCAGTTGTATATTACCAGTGCCGACTTCCCCGGCGATCCCTATTTCTGGGGCAAGGATTGTGAATTCCTGACCGATTTGAGTACCTACGATGCCGCTACCGGCGAGGGCCGGTGGGCCTATGTAGGTACCGTGACCGATGTCGAGCCGAGTGCCTTCAACAGCGAACAGGCCATACGCAGCATCGTCCTGCCCGAAGGAATTACCTATATCGGGCACAACGCCTTTAACAACAGCGCTCTCGAATCGATTACCCTGCCCGAGTCGCTGGTCGAGATAGACCAGTATGCCTTCTCGAAATGTAACTTGACCGAGATAACTCTCCCTGCCAACCTTGAAACGTTGGGTAGTTCGGCCTTCGATTACGAAGGGACGAGCAGGGTGTCGCCGTTGACCAAGGTGGTGTTCGAGGGGAACAAGCTCGAAACCATTCAACTGAATACCTTCCAGTACTGCAAGAACTTGCAGGAGATTGTCTTGCCCGACGGCCTCAAAACCATCGAGTACAATGCTTTTGAACGGTGTTCGGCCTTGACTCGCATCGAGATTCCCAACAGCGTGACAGCCATCGGGAATTCGGCCTTTATTTACTGTACGAGCTTGGTGGAGGCTATTATCGGCGACGGTGTGACCGAGATAGGCAAGCAGGCCTTTGGCGAGTGTACTGCGTTGAAGACAGTGGTGATAGGCCGGGGTATTCAGTCGATTGGCGATATGGCCTTCAATACCCGCAGTTCCCGGGATCAGATGGGGCTGGTATCGGTTACCATACTCTTCGACGACATCGATTCGGGAACCTTCCCCGAGCTGGCCAGCAGTTCGCGCGGCGTCTTTCCCAAACCCGGCGGTTGGGATCCCGTGAGTTACAAGATTTATGTACCGGCCGGAACCGGAGCTACGTATCGGGCAAACTGGTCCGATTACAGCTCGCTGATTGTGGAGATGTAA
- a CDS encoding OmpA family protein, whose protein sequence is MKIFYRRGYRYVDLSFRDNRAQLQRFLNSVEEALENDRVEKLVIRSYASPDGSEEANAQLAEGRAEELKNYLVNEGNIPASLIEHHAEGIAWDMLRQQVAASEMEGRDEVLSILDHTPVWVFDDQGQIIGGRKKELMDLQGGRPYRYMMEHIFPDLRNSSNTVLYLRIVEKETTQDRVQSSASTIRSADVVSSVTTAPSVQAEPVTPVEETVPETPTVTAESSATAASDGTREPSAALSGDRYPRHIFGLHAGYCSSWITSYGMKSSTQSGYEAGFTYRLGLSRQYPVYFRTGLNFISKGYEVNGFDDTRTVINYLQLPVGIDYTIALGKHLALIPSAGLYYAFGVWGKRQVGDEKICLFGREGGFSRHDMGFQCGLDVAFYRFFVGAEYQHGLIDIDKNDTMYGDNSQMIGYKHVQNRCWVVKAGIYF, encoded by the coding sequence ATGAAAATCTTTTATCGTCGAGGCTATCGGTATGTCGATTTGTCTTTTCGAGACAATCGAGCCCAGCTGCAACGGTTTTTAAATTCGGTGGAAGAGGCTTTGGAAAACGATCGGGTAGAGAAACTCGTGATTCGTTCCTACGCTTCGCCCGATGGAAGTGAGGAGGCCAACGCACAATTGGCCGAGGGCCGTGCCGAAGAGTTGAAAAACTATCTGGTAAACGAGGGGAATATCCCGGCTTCGCTGATTGAGCACCATGCCGAAGGCATTGCCTGGGATATGCTGCGGCAACAGGTGGCCGCCTCGGAGATGGAGGGGCGCGACGAGGTGCTGTCGATTCTCGACCATACCCCGGTGTGGGTGTTTGACGACCAGGGCCAGATAATAGGCGGTCGCAAAAAGGAGTTGATGGATTTGCAGGGCGGACGTCCCTATCGTTATATGATGGAACACATCTTTCCTGACTTGCGTAACAGCAGCAACACGGTACTCTATCTGCGCATCGTCGAAAAGGAAACGACGCAAGATCGGGTGCAGTCGTCGGCCTCGACTATCCGGTCGGCCGATGTGGTATCGTCGGTGACAACGGCACCATCGGTGCAGGCAGAGCCGGTTACTCCTGTCGAGGAGACCGTTCCCGAAACTCCGACTGTCACGGCCGAATCGTCGGCCACGGCTGCGAGCGACGGTACTCGTGAGCCTTCGGCCGCATTGTCGGGAGACCGCTATCCCCGTCATATATTTGGGCTTCATGCCGGGTATTGCAGTTCGTGGATAACCTCCTATGGCATGAAATCGTCGACCCAGTCAGGCTATGAAGCAGGATTTACCTATCGGTTGGGGTTGAGCCGTCAATATCCGGTCTACTTCCGCACGGGGCTCAATTTCATCAGCAAAGGTTACGAGGTGAATGGCTTTGACGATACCCGTACTGTTATCAATTATTTGCAGCTTCCCGTAGGTATCGACTACACGATAGCACTGGGCAAACACCTTGCCTTGATACCTTCGGCCGGTCTCTACTACGCCTTCGGGGTGTGGGGAAAGCGACAGGTGGGCGACGAAAAAATCTGCCTGTTCGGTCGTGAAGGAGGTTTCTCGCGGCACGATATGGGATTTCAGTGCGGACTCGATGTGGCCTTCTACCGTTTCTTTGTGGGAGCGGAGTATCAACATGGGCTCATTGACATAGATAAAAACGATACGATGTATGGCGACAACTCTCAGATGATTGGTTACAAGCATGTTCAGAATCGTTGTTGGGTAGTGAAGGCCGGCATTTACTTTTAA
- the rodA gene encoding rod shape-determining protein RodA → MESRSTNIWRSIDWVTVILYLILVLCGWVSIYAASYDFDNASIFDFAERSGKQLMWIGLSLVLAFMILMVDFRVYETYAYLFYGIVLLLLVATIFLAPDIKGSHSWLVLGPVSLQPAEFAKFATALALARSFGTYGFSLKNRRDLMQAVLIIVLPIVFIIAQKETGSALVFASLIFVLYREGLSGLFLFYGLCAIVYFVVAVKYSSLMWGAVAAGEVLVFILIFLVVAGMLLLYQKNGRAARYLMLGYWAIGAVCGALLYFGVAVNLLYVCIGVTAATVVYLLVLYFSSRSLRVLTILATALVSVVFLFSVDYAFNEVLEPHQQKRIKVALGMEEDLRGAGYNVNQSKIAIGSGGFWGKGFLNGTQTKLKYVPEQDTDFIFCTIGEEEGFWGAVGVILLFVILIFRLMAIGERQHSAFGRVYAYCVVSILFFHLAVNVGMVIGLCPVIGIPLPFFSYGGSSLWGFTILLFVLLRIDASRTERH, encoded by the coding sequence GTGGAGTCAAGAAGCACTAACATATGGCGATCGATCGACTGGGTGACGGTAATCCTCTACCTCATTCTCGTCTTGTGCGGGTGGGTGAGCATCTATGCCGCCAGCTACGACTTCGACAACGCCAGCATCTTCGATTTTGCCGAACGCTCGGGCAAACAGCTTATGTGGATAGGCCTTTCACTCGTGCTGGCCTTCATGATACTGATGGTCGATTTCCGGGTCTACGAGACCTATGCCTACCTTTTTTACGGCATCGTGCTCCTACTGCTGGTGGCCACGATATTCCTGGCCCCCGACATCAAGGGGTCGCACTCGTGGCTGGTGCTGGGGCCGGTGAGTCTGCAACCGGCCGAGTTTGCCAAATTTGCCACGGCGCTTGCCCTGGCGCGGTCGTTCGGTACCTATGGCTTCTCCCTGAAAAACCGGCGCGACCTGATGCAGGCCGTCCTGATTATCGTCTTGCCCATCGTCTTTATCATCGCCCAGAAGGAGACGGGGTCGGCCCTCGTCTTTGCCTCGCTCATCTTTGTCCTCTACCGCGAGGGGTTGTCGGGGCTTTTCCTCTTTTACGGGCTGTGTGCCATTGTCTATTTTGTGGTGGCGGTCAAGTATTCGAGTCTCATGTGGGGGGCCGTGGCCGCCGGCGAGGTACTGGTGTTTATCCTCATCTTCCTGGTGGTAGCCGGCATGTTGCTGCTCTACCAGAAGAACGGACGGGCAGCCCGTTATCTCATGTTGGGCTATTGGGCCATAGGGGCGGTGTGCGGTGCGTTGCTCTACTTCGGGGTAGCGGTTAATCTGCTCTATGTCTGCATCGGGGTGACTGCGGCCACGGTCGTCTATCTGCTGGTGCTCTATTTTTCGAGCCGTTCACTGCGCGTTCTCACCATTCTGGCCACCGCGTTGGTCTCGGTAGTCTTCCTCTTTTCGGTCGACTATGCCTTCAACGAGGTGTTGGAACCCCACCAGCAGAAGCGTATCAAGGTGGCTCTGGGTATGGAGGAGGATTTGCGGGGTGCCGGCTACAACGTGAACCAGTCGAAAATCGCCATCGGTTCGGGCGGCTTCTGGGGTAAAGGCTTCCTCAACGGTACGCAGACCAAATTGAAATATGTGCCCGAACAGGATACCGACTTTATCTTCTGTACCATCGGCGAGGAGGAGGGATTCTGGGGAGCCGTCGGGGTGATTCTGCTTTTCGTGATACTTATCTTCCGCCTCATGGCGATAGGCGAGCGACAGCATTCGGCCTTCGGGCGGGTCTATGCCTATTGCGTGGTATCGATACTCTTCTTCCACCTGGCGGTCAATGTGGGTATGGTCATCGGGTTATGTCCGGTGATAGGCATACCGTTGCCGTTTTTCAGCTACGGAGGTTCGTCGTTGTGGGGATTCACCATTCTGCTGTTCGTCTTGTTGCGCATCGACGCCTCCCGTACCGAGCGTCATTGA
- a CDS encoding penicillin-binding transpeptidase domain-containing protein, which produces MRKDYKLAKRKYVIGGIVLTIACIYIIRLFSLQVLNDDYKQYADGNAFLKKTQYPSRGLIYDRTGKLLVFNQPAYDVMMIVREVRPFDTLDFCRTVGITREQFDKRMADMKNPRLNPGYSSYTPQTFMTQLSAQDYGRLQEKLYRFPGFFIQNRMLRQYAYPVAANVLGNIREVSPRDIERDDYYTRGDYTGDLGIERSYEPVLRGEKGVEILLRDAHGRIKGRYEEGRYDVAPVSGKNLKLSIDVELQAYGEKLMQNKIGAIVAIEPSTGEILAMVSSPTYDPSMLVGRERGKNYLKLNRDKYKPLYDRALMAAYPPGSTFKPTQGLIFLNEGIITDHTLYPCYHGFVAGRLKVGCHGHASPLSLLPALQTSCNAFFCYGLRSMIDNRTKYKSAAEAFNIWKDYLVSMGYGYRLGVDLPGESRGFIPNSNYYNNIYGENRWSALTIISVAIGQGEVLATPLQIANLAATIANRGYFYTPHLIREIQDTTINAEFTTPRHTMVDSHYYDYVVEGMRMAVTGGTCRIGAIPGIEVCGKTGTAQNPHGKDHSAFMGFAPMNNPKIAIAVYVENAGFGATYGVPIGSLMMEMYLNREIAPERKYLEERMLQSNTIIYSGVKKH; this is translated from the coding sequence GTGAGAAAAGATTATAAACTGGCCAAACGGAAATATGTCATCGGGGGTATCGTGCTGACGATTGCCTGCATCTATATCATTCGCCTCTTTTCGTTGCAGGTGCTTAACGACGATTACAAGCAGTATGCCGACGGTAATGCCTTCTTGAAAAAGACGCAGTATCCCTCGCGCGGGCTCATCTACGACCGCACGGGCAAGTTGCTGGTGTTCAACCAGCCGGCCTACGACGTGATGATGATTGTGCGGGAGGTGCGCCCCTTCGATACGCTCGACTTCTGCCGTACGGTGGGAATCACCCGCGAGCAGTTCGACAAGCGCATGGCCGACATGAAGAACCCGCGTCTCAATCCCGGTTACTCCTCCTATACGCCGCAGACCTTCATGACCCAGCTCTCGGCTCAGGACTACGGCCGTTTGCAGGAGAAGCTCTACCGCTTCCCCGGCTTCTTTATCCAGAACCGCATGCTCCGCCAGTACGCCTACCCCGTGGCGGCCAATGTGCTGGGCAATATCCGCGAGGTATCCCCCCGCGATATCGAGCGCGACGACTACTATACGCGCGGCGACTACACGGGCGACCTGGGTATCGAACGCTCTTACGAGCCGGTATTGCGCGGCGAAAAGGGGGTGGAGATACTGTTGCGCGATGCTCACGGACGCATCAAGGGCCGCTATGAAGAGGGGCGTTATGATGTAGCTCCGGTCTCGGGCAAGAACCTGAAACTCTCGATTGATGTCGAGTTGCAGGCCTACGGCGAGAAGCTGATGCAGAACAAAATAGGGGCCATCGTGGCCATCGAACCCTCGACGGGCGAGATTCTGGCCATGGTGTCGAGTCCCACCTACGACCCCTCGATGCTGGTGGGGCGGGAGCGTGGCAAGAACTACCTGAAACTGAATCGCGACAAATACAAGCCGCTGTACGACCGGGCGCTGATGGCCGCCTATCCGCCGGGGTCGACCTTCAAGCCCACGCAGGGGCTTATCTTCCTTAACGAGGGTATCATCACCGACCACACGCTCTATCCCTGCTACCACGGTTTCGTGGCGGGGCGGTTGAAGGTGGGTTGTCACGGACACGCCTCGCCCCTCTCGCTGTTGCCGGCCTTGCAGACTTCGTGCAACGCCTTCTTCTGTTACGGACTGCGTTCGATGATTGACAACCGCACCAAGTACAAATCGGCTGCCGAGGCCTTCAACATCTGGAAAGACTATCTGGTGTCGATGGGATATGGCTACCGGCTGGGGGTAGACCTGCCGGGCGAGAGCCGCGGTTTTATTCCCAACAGCAACTACTACAACAACATATACGGCGAGAACCGTTGGAGCGCCCTCACCATCATTTCGGTCGCCATCGGGCAGGGCGAGGTGCTGGCCACCCCGTTGCAGATTGCCAATCTGGCGGCGACCATTGCCAACCGGGGCTACTTCTACACGCCTCACCTCATTCGCGAGATACAGGACACGACCATCAACGCCGAGTTTACCACTCCCCGGCACACGATGGTCGACTCGCATTACTACGACTATGTGGTCGAGGGTATGCGCATGGCGGTGACGGGCGGTACCTGTCGCATTGGGGCCATACCCGGTATCGAGGTGTGCGGCAAGACGGGTACGGCACAGAACCCGCACGGCAAGGACCACTCGGCCTTCATGGGTTTTGCCCCCATGAACAATCCCAAGATTGCCATTGCCGTCTATGTCGAGAATGCCGGCTTCGGGGCCACCTATGGCGTGCCTATCGGGAGCCTCATGATGGAGATGTATCTGAACCGCGAGATTGCGCCGGAACGGAAATATCTCGAAGAACGCATGTTACAATCCAATACGATTATATACAGTGGAGTCAAGAAGCACTAA
- the mreC gene encoding rod shape-determining protein MreC, which yields MRNLIDFLWRHISWIVFAIYVAISCVLLFDRNPYQRSVYFSSANRAAVVVYDLQSEVTSYLGLRKANRDLQLRNGELEMEVINLKAQLNSYRSAAGADTIPADSVLHDYDFVVARVINNSVAQVNNYITIDKGRAEGIEPEMGVVDQNGVVGIINVVGEHHAVAISVLNPKLRLSCKVKGSDYFGSLVWDAVSPRYAVLEEMPRHVEFAAGDTIVTSGYSSVFPEGLMVGIISDYKKQHDDNFYALRVELSTDFSGLGYVRVISNRMKEEQDKLEKEARYE from the coding sequence ATGCGCAATTTGATCGATTTTTTGTGGAGGCATATCTCATGGATTGTGTTTGCAATCTATGTGGCGATCAGTTGCGTCTTGTTGTTTGACCGCAACCCCTATCAGCGCAGTGTCTATTTCTCGTCGGCCAACCGGGCGGCGGTCGTCGTCTACGACTTGCAGTCGGAGGTTACCTCCTACCTGGGGCTGCGCAAGGCCAACCGCGACTTGCAGTTGCGCAACGGTGAGTTGGAGATGGAGGTCATCAACCTGAAAGCCCAGCTCAACAGCTACCGCTCGGCGGCAGGCGCCGACACGATACCGGCCGATTCGGTGCTGCACGACTATGACTTTGTGGTGGCCCGGGTAATCAACAACAGCGTGGCGCAAGTCAACAACTACATCACCATCGACAAGGGACGTGCCGAGGGCATAGAACCCGAGATGGGGGTGGTCGACCAGAATGGCGTGGTGGGCATCATCAACGTGGTGGGCGAGCATCATGCCGTAGCCATCTCGGTGCTGAACCCCAAGTTGCGCCTCAGCTGTAAGGTGAAGGGGAGCGACTATTTCGGGTCGCTGGTGTGGGACGCCGTGAGTCCCCGCTATGCCGTGCTCGAAGAGATGCCCCGCCACGTCGAGTTTGCGGCGGGCGACACGATTGTCACCAGCGGCTACTCGTCGGTATTCCCCGAGGGGTTGATGGTGGGTATCATCAGCGACTACAAGAAGCAGCACGACGACAACTTCTACGCTCTGCGGGTCGAACTGAGTACCGATTTCAGCGGGCTGGGTTACGTGCGGGTCATCTCGAATCGCATGAAGGAGGAACAGGACAAACTGGAAAAGGAGGCCCGTTATGAGTAA
- a CDS encoding rod shape-determining protein has protein sequence MGLFSFTQEIAIDLGTANTVIIHNDKIVVDEPSVVALDKRTDKLLAVGEKARLMHGKTHENIRTIRPLRDGVIADFYAAEQMIRGMVKMVSSKSHWFSPSLRMVIGIPSGSTEVEIRAVRDSSEHAGGRDVYMIYEPMAAAIGIGLDVQAPEGNMIVDIGGGTTEIAVISLGGIVSNNSIRVAGDDLTNDIQEYMGRQHNVKVGERTAELIKINVGSALTELDNPPEDYVVHGPNRMTALPMEVPISYQEIAHCIEKSISKIEAAVLNALEHTPPELYADIVRNGIWLAGGGALLRGLDKRLTDKIGIPFHIADDPLHAVAKGTGVALKNIDQFSFLIR, from the coding sequence ATGGGATTGTTTTCTTTCACGCAGGAAATAGCCATCGACTTGGGTACGGCCAACACGGTGATTATCCACAACGATAAAATCGTGGTCGACGAGCCGTCGGTGGTTGCGTTGGACAAACGTACCGACAAGCTGCTGGCTGTCGGCGAAAAAGCACGTTTGATGCATGGTAAGACACACGAGAACATTCGCACGATACGGCCGTTGCGCGACGGCGTGATTGCCGATTTCTATGCCGCCGAGCAGATGATTCGGGGCATGGTCAAGATGGTGAGTTCGAAGAGCCACTGGTTCTCGCCCTCGCTGCGTATGGTTATCGGTATCCCTTCGGGCAGTACCGAGGTCGAGATTCGTGCCGTGCGCGACTCGTCGGAACATGCCGGAGGCCGCGACGTATATATGATTTACGAACCGATGGCTGCGGCTATCGGTATCGGTCTCGATGTGCAGGCTCCCGAGGGTAACATGATTGTGGACATAGGTGGCGGTACGACCGAAATCGCCGTGATTTCGCTGGGCGGTATCGTCTCGAACAACTCGATACGGGTGGCCGGCGACGACCTCACGAACGACATTCAGGAGTATATGGGGCGCCAGCACAACGTGAAGGTGGGTGAGCGCACGGCCGAGCTGATCAAGATCAACGTAGGTTCGGCCCTGACCGAGCTCGACAATCCCCCCGAAGATTATGTGGTACACGGCCCCAACCGTATGACGGCCCTGCCCATGGAGGTACCCATCTCGTATCAGGAGATTGCCCACTGTATCGAGAAATCGATTTCGAAAATCGAGGCTGCCGTGCTCAACGCGCTCGAACATACCCCCCCCGAACTCTATGCCGACATCGTGCGCAACGGTATCTGGCTGGCCGGTGGCGGTGCCCTGTTGAGAGGCTTGGACAAGCGGCTTACCGATAAGATAGGTATCCCCTTCCACATTGCCGACGACCCCTTGCACGCTGTGGCCAAGGGCACGGGTGTGGCTTTGAAAAATATCGACCAGTTCTCGTTCCTCATTCGGTAA